Proteins from a genomic interval of Staphylococcus debuckii:
- the pmtC gene encoding phenol-soluble modulin export ABC transporter ATP-binding protein PmtC produces MKLEHITKQYGDNKVLNDIDFNFDDSRIVGLIGKNGVGKTTLMKIMNGNIINYKGKVDLSPEDRVGYLIEHPKLYDNKTGLYNLKIFAQVLGKGFDKAYAQKIIDAFGMAPYIKKKVKKYSMGMKQKLAIAVSLMNKPKYLILDEPTNGMDPDGSIDVLETIQKLVKELNMHILISSHKLEDIELICDRAVFLSDGHFVQDVDMSQGTPQDTTVLTLGHDLTNEKFKEVLDYLTVHFKILQSHKESGEISLQAIKDYKPLLKGLAGLEIYPEYIETRKTSLRDTYFNINQRGEKK; encoded by the coding sequence ATGAAATTAGAACATATCACCAAGCAATATGGCGATAACAAAGTATTGAATGATATTGATTTTAACTTTGATGACAGTCGTATTGTCGGTTTAATTGGTAAGAACGGCGTTGGTAAAACAACTTTAATGAAGATTATGAATGGTAACATTATTAATTATAAAGGAAAGGTAGATTTATCTCCTGAGGATAGAGTGGGATACTTAATTGAACATCCTAAACTTTATGACAATAAAACAGGTTTGTACAACTTGAAAATTTTTGCACAAGTATTAGGCAAAGGCTTTGATAAAGCATATGCACAAAAAATTATCGATGCATTCGGTATGGCACCGTATATAAAAAAGAAAGTTAAAAAGTATTCAATGGGGATGAAACAAAAGCTAGCTATAGCAGTTTCATTAATGAATAAACCGAAATATTTAATATTGGATGAGCCTACAAATGGTATGGATCCAGATGGCTCAATTGACGTATTAGAAACAATTCAAAAACTTGTAAAAGAATTAAATATGCATATCTTAATTTCAAGTCATAAACTGGAAGATATTGAATTGATTTGTGATAGAGCCGTTTTTCTAAGTGACGGTCATTTTGTTCAAGATGTTGATATGTCACAAGGCACACCTCAAGATACAACTGTTTTAACGTTAGGCCATGATTTGACAAATGAAAAGTTCAAAGAAGTTTTAGATTATTTAACTGTGCACTTTAAAATTCTACAGAGTCATAAGGAGTCAGGAGAAATTTCTCTTCAAGCTATAAAAGATTATAAGCCTTTATTAAAAGGTTTGGCAGGGTTAGAAATATATCCTGAATATATTGAAACACGTAAAACTTCATTAAGAGATACTTACTTTAATATTAATCAAAGAGGTGAGAAAAAGTGA
- the pmtB gene encoding phenol-soluble modulin export ABC transporter permease subunit PmtB has protein sequence MKKLIIRNLKLRKSSLILYLILLIISPIYHLFIDKNTMIGGFFYSIIAAIIMLISLFDCGNAFRLQFKLGGNKAYYFNHSLPFSAKEQTDAHYLTTVIMSLAGALILLCYYDIPASGEINGVNMTTPLFFIAINLIGHAIAFPKCSEIRRDFIPYWGFVVVMNLIMPFVITFAMFGVVRITKPMKMTDSFINNFINGAGVLLLILSLAFFSFTYLKQLRRIKKTKQLH, from the coding sequence ATGAAAAAACTCATTATACGTAATTTAAAACTAAGGAAATCATCATTAATACTCTATTTAATTTTACTGATAATCTCGCCTATATATCACTTGTTTATTGATAAAAATACAATGATTGGAGGTTTTTTCTATTCAATTATTGCTGCAATTATAATGCTTATTTCTCTTTTTGATTGCGGAAACGCATTTAGATTGCAATTTAAATTGGGCGGAAATAAAGCTTATTATTTTAATCACAGCTTGCCCTTTAGCGCTAAAGAACAAACCGATGCGCATTATTTAACCACTGTTATTATGTCTCTAGCTGGTGCTTTAATTTTACTTTGCTATTATGACATTCCAGCAAGCGGGGAGATTAATGGTGTAAATATGACTACCCCTTTATTTTTCATAGCAATAAATTTGATAGGACATGCGATTGCATTTCCTAAGTGTTCTGAAATCAGAAGAGATTTTATACCCTATTGGGGATTTGTAGTTGTGATGAATCTTATTATGCCGTTTGTGATTACTTTTGCAATGTTTGGTGTAGTCCGTATTACAAAACCTATGAAAATGACAGATAGTTTTATCAATAACTTTATAAATGGCGCAGGTGTTTTGTTATTGATTCTTAGTTTAGCTTTCTTTAGTTTTACTTATTTAAAACAGTTGAGACGAATTAAAAAAACGAAACAACTACATTAA
- the pmtA gene encoding phenol-soluble modulin export ABC transporter ATP-binding protein PmtA translates to MNQNAIDVKHLTYQTSNFELSDISFHVPKGYVTGFIGSNGAGKTTLIRLIMNLLAPDSGTVHMLGEKMPNFEKEIKEKIGFIYSELYLNEKWNITKCEKVFSLMYSTWDKGLFEKYIAKFQLPLNKKIKTFSTGMKMKLSFAIAFSHHAELYILDEPTAGLDPVTRNEVLEIIQDELINEKKSVFFSTHIISDIEKIADHLVYLKNGEIIFDEQKHTLLKKYQVIRGNIEDLDEELMSYIINLKIKQTGYEGLTREAEAFKELFGNRVVIKQPSIEELMVNIEQSGLDTIKLGDIL, encoded by the coding sequence ATGAATCAAAATGCCATTGACGTTAAGCATCTTACTTATCAGACTAGCAACTTTGAACTTAGTGATATTTCATTTCACGTACCAAAAGGTTATGTCACTGGTTTTATTGGTTCAAATGGTGCAGGAAAAACAACATTGATTCGTTTGATTATGAATCTTTTAGCACCTGACTCCGGTACTGTTCATATGCTGGGCGAGAAAATGCCGAACTTTGAAAAAGAAATCAAAGAAAAAATAGGCTTTATCTATTCAGAATTATACTTAAATGAAAAGTGGAATATTACAAAGTGCGAAAAAGTCTTTAGTCTGATGTATAGCACTTGGGATAAAGGATTATTTGAAAAATATATCGCAAAATTTCAATTACCTTTAAATAAGAAAATCAAGACTTTTTCTACAGGAATGAAGATGAAACTCTCATTTGCAATTGCTTTCAGTCATCATGCAGAACTCTATATACTAGATGAACCGACAGCGGGTTTAGATCCTGTAACTCGAAATGAAGTGCTTGAAATTATTCAAGATGAATTAATAAATGAGAAAAAATCGGTTTTCTTTTCTACACATATTATCTCAGATATTGAAAAAATAGCAGATCATCTTGTCTATCTTAAGAACGGTGAAATTATCTTTGATGAACAAAAACATACATTATTGAAAAAATATCAAGTTATACGTGGGAATATCGAAGACCTTGATGAAGAATTAATGAGTTATATTATCAATTTGAAAATAAAACAAACAGGTTATGAAGGTTTAACTAGAGAGGCAGAAGCTTTTAAAGAATTATTCGGTAATCGAGTAGTAATTAAACAGCCTAGCATTGAAGAATTAATGGTGAATATCGAGCAAAGTGGATTAGACACGATTAAATTAGGTGATATTCTATGA
- the pmtR gene encoding PSM export ABC transporter transcriptional regulator PmtR — MKILLNNNSEYPIYEQIKQQIKENILKGYISPGEHLPSMRELAKDLSVSLITTKRAYEDLEKDGFVTTVRGRGTFVKEQDNAILKEKQFIVIEDLTKSLVKEAKTIGMSLDELTEILSLIYEEERE; from the coding sequence ATGAAAATACTGCTTAATAATAATAGTGAATATCCGATTTATGAACAAATCAAGCAGCAAATCAAAGAGAATATTCTTAAGGGCTATATTTCACCTGGCGAACACCTTCCATCTATGAGAGAACTTGCAAAGGATTTAAGTGTAAGTTTAATTACGACTAAACGCGCTTACGAAGATCTTGAAAAAGATGGATTTGTGACAACGGTGAGAGGGAGAGGCACTTTTGTCAAAGAACAAGATAACGCTATATTGAAGGAAAAACAATTTATTGTGATTGAAGATTTAACGAAATCATTAGTCAAAGAAGCAAAGACCATTGGGATGTCACTTGATGAACTGACTGAAATTTTATCGCTGATTTATGAGGAGGAAAGAGAATGA
- a CDS encoding SE1626 family protein: protein MKHLTKIFVVIALLCFAVSIYFQTAHQEGSGIKLMLAAIMFMICAFISRNNDRRKRERDKFNKK from the coding sequence ATGAAACATTTAACAAAAATCTTCGTTGTTATTGCGTTGCTATGTTTTGCGGTAAGTATCTATTTTCAAACGGCCCATCAGGAAGGTTCGGGCATCAAATTAATGCTTGCAGCAATTATGTTTATGATTTGCGCTTTTATTAGTCGCAATAACGATAGAAGAAAAAGAGAAAGAGATAAGTTCAATAAAAAGTAG
- a CDS encoding aminotransferase class I/II-fold pyridoxal phosphate-dependent enzyme: protein MNPLALDLNEQLTQSNPVILDMLSDLGKHMFYPKGILSQSAEAKTTKYNATIGMATDDNGKLYSQTIYDLYQHLDPDEIFPYAPPQGIEELRGLWEEKILQENTDLTQKQISRPVVTNALTHGLSLLADLFVNSGDTVLLPKQNWGNYKLIFNTRHGAELQTYSIFDEDNHYTTDGFVNALKNYKNDKVILLLNYPNNPTGYTPTAEEVKSLTEAIKELAERGTKVIAIIDDAYFGLFYEDVYTQSIFSALTQIHSPNILPARLDGATKEFFAWGLRVGFITFGIQDEMTKAVLEAKVKGLIRSNISSGPMPSQSAVKYVLQPEHREQFDKDVQKHINTLKERYEVTKSVVYDDKYKDAWKTYDFNSGYFMAIQVNGVNAETLRKHLIEKYSIGTIALNDTDIRVAFSCIEKDDIPHVFDSIAKGIADLKA from the coding sequence ATGAACCCATTAGCACTAGACTTAAATGAGCAACTGACTCAATCCAATCCTGTCATTTTGGATATGCTTTCTGATTTAGGAAAACACATGTTTTATCCGAAAGGTATTTTATCTCAATCAGCAGAAGCAAAAACTACTAAGTACAATGCGACAATTGGAATGGCTACAGATGATAACGGAAAACTTTATTCACAAACTATCTATGATTTATATCAACATCTTGATCCAGATGAAATTTTTCCATATGCACCGCCTCAAGGTATTGAAGAATTACGTGGTCTTTGGGAAGAGAAGATTCTGCAAGAGAATACTGATTTAACACAAAAGCAGATTTCCAGACCTGTCGTAACTAATGCATTAACACATGGATTATCTTTATTAGCAGATTTATTTGTTAATTCAGGAGACACTGTATTATTACCTAAACAAAATTGGGGAAACTATAAATTAATTTTCAATACACGTCACGGTGCCGAATTACAAACTTATTCAATTTTCGATGAAGATAATCATTATACGACTGATGGGTTCGTAAATGCACTTAAGAACTATAAAAATGATAAAGTGATTTTATTATTAAATTATCCTAACAACCCAACTGGATATACGCCTACTGCAGAAGAAGTTAAATCACTCACTGAAGCAATTAAAGAACTTGCAGAACGCGGAACTAAAGTTATTGCTATTATAGATGATGCATATTTCGGTCTTTTCTATGAAGATGTTTATACTCAATCTATTTTCTCAGCTTTAACACAAATCCACTCACCTAATATCTTGCCTGCTAGATTAGATGGAGCCACTAAAGAGTTCTTCGCATGGGGATTACGTGTCGGCTTTATCACTTTCGGTATTCAAGATGAGATGACGAAAGCAGTGCTTGAAGCTAAAGTTAAAGGATTAATTCGTAGTAATATTTCTAGCGGTCCAATGCCTTCTCAAAGTGCTGTTAAATATGTATTGCAACCTGAACACCGCGAACAATTTGATAAAGATGTTCAAAAACATATCAATACACTGAAAGAACGTTATGAAGTTACTAAATCAGTGGTATATGATGATAAATATAAAGATGCTTGGAAAACGTATGACTTCAACTCTGGATACTTTATGGCTATTCAAGTTAATGGTGTTAATGCTGAAACATTGCGTAAGCATCTTATTGAAAAATACTCCATCGGTACAATTGCTTTAAATGATACTGACATCCGTGTTGCATTTAGCTGTATCGAAAAAGATGATATTCCTCATGTTTTCGATTCAATTGCTAAAGGCATTGCGGACTTGAAAGCTTAA
- a CDS encoding MetQ/NlpA family ABC transporter substrate-binding protein → MTKRLIIVSLIFACILAGCGKQSAKEPEQKKFTIAFGVGTYEEQFRKGILPILKKEGYDVKIKTFSQNDQIDPAMIKGDVDASVFQSRAYMNSINNKMKGHMIVNNDVPTAPQSLWSEKHSSLKELKDGQTIAVPNDPVNQERAFRIFEKEGWVKIDKDAGTVNFNQNSVKPGKYNLKFKELHPAQILRSLDDVDYGVVNGNYIADSKRIIADGLLVEKTPQQHKVVLTINEENKDTDWAKALKKAYYSKEFQKWYEKQDKYKGFIVPKEWK, encoded by the coding sequence ATGACAAAACGATTAATTATAGTATCACTTATTTTTGCATGCATACTTGCAGGGTGCGGTAAGCAAAGTGCCAAAGAACCTGAGCAAAAGAAATTTACGATTGCTTTTGGTGTTGGTACATATGAAGAGCAATTCAGGAAAGGTATATTACCCATTTTGAAAAAAGAAGGATATGACGTGAAAATCAAAACTTTTTCGCAAAATGATCAAATAGATCCCGCTATGATCAAAGGGGATGTAGATGCTTCAGTCTTTCAAAGTAGAGCGTATATGAATAGTATCAATAACAAAATGAAAGGCCACATGATAGTGAATAATGATGTGCCGACTGCTCCGCAATCATTGTGGTCTGAGAAACACTCTTCTTTAAAAGAACTAAAAGACGGTCAAACAATCGCAGTTCCTAATGATCCAGTCAACCAAGAAAGAGCTTTTCGCATCTTTGAAAAAGAAGGCTGGGTAAAAATCGATAAAGACGCAGGGACTGTTAACTTTAATCAAAATAGCGTGAAACCTGGCAAGTATAATTTGAAATTTAAAGAGTTACATCCTGCACAGATTTTACGTTCACTAGATGATGTGGACTATGGCGTGGTAAATGGAAATTATATCGCGGATTCAAAGCGTATCATTGCAGATGGATTATTAGTAGAGAAAACGCCTCAGCAGCATAAAGTTGTTTTGACGATTAATGAGGAAAATAAAGATACTGATTGGGCAAAAGCGCTTAAAAAAGCATATTATTCTAAAGAATTCCAAAAATGGTATGAGAAACAAGATAAATATAAAGGATTTATTGTGCCGAAAGAATGGAAGTAA
- a CDS encoding threonine aldolase family protein, with protein MISFENDYLEGAHEKVLEKIVETNYIQEPGYGSDSFSKEAIEKIKDVIGQPDASVYFLSGGTQTNQVVIDAVLKKYEGVIGADTSHINVHEAGAIEFSGHKVLTLPSEKGKITADQVQKYINDLYEDSNYTHMVTPGMVYVTYPTEYGTLYTKSELEALSHICKSFNIPLYIDGARLGYGLVSSEADVDIKDIARLADIFYIGGTKIGALYGEAIVFSQQYKPQHFNTVIKQHGALLAKSRLVGVQFSTLFTDNLYFDISAHAVKMAMKIKKAFVNKGYQLYIDSPTNQQFFLIDNRTITELSKKVKFTCWEKFDDNHKIVRFATSWATREKDVDFLIEQI; from the coding sequence ATGATTTCATTTGAGAACGACTATCTAGAAGGCGCACATGAAAAAGTTTTAGAAAAAATTGTTGAAACGAACTATATACAAGAACCAGGCTACGGTAGTGATTCATTCAGTAAAGAAGCCATCGAAAAAATTAAAGATGTAATCGGACAACCAGATGCATCAGTATATTTTTTAAGCGGTGGCACACAAACAAACCAAGTAGTTATTGATGCAGTACTAAAGAAATATGAGGGTGTTATTGGAGCAGACACAAGCCATATCAATGTTCATGAGGCGGGAGCAATTGAGTTTTCAGGTCATAAAGTACTTACTCTCCCATCTGAAAAAGGAAAAATCACGGCAGATCAAGTACAAAAATATATCAACGACTTGTATGAAGACTCTAACTACACACATATGGTCACGCCGGGGATGGTTTACGTTACTTATCCAACAGAATACGGCACACTCTATACAAAATCAGAACTTGAGGCATTATCTCACATTTGTAAGAGCTTCAATATTCCGCTTTATATTGATGGTGCACGTTTAGGTTATGGTTTAGTTAGTTCAGAAGCTGATGTGGATATTAAAGATATTGCTCGCTTAGCAGATATATTTTATATAGGCGGTACTAAAATCGGTGCGTTGTATGGCGAAGCAATCGTATTTTCTCAACAATATAAGCCGCAACATTTCAACACGGTTATCAAACAACATGGTGCACTCTTAGCAAAAAGCAGACTTGTGGGTGTGCAATTTTCAACTTTATTTACGGACAACTTATACTTTGATATCAGCGCGCATGCTGTAAAAATGGCGATGAAGATTAAAAAGGCTTTTGTAAATAAGGGTTATCAATTATATATAGATTCTCCTACTAATCAGCAGTTTTTCTTAATTGATAATCGTACAATTACTGAACTCAGTAAAAAAGTAAAATTTACATGCTGGGAAAAATTTGATGACAATCATAAAATTGTTCGGTTCGCTACTAGTTGGGCTACACGTGAAAAAGATGTAGATTTTCTTATAGAACAAATTTAA
- the groL gene encoding chaperonin GroEL (60 kDa chaperone family; promotes refolding of misfolded polypeptides especially under stressful conditions; forms two stacked rings of heptamers to form a barrel-shaped 14mer; ends can be capped by GroES; misfolded proteins enter the barrel where they are refolded when GroES binds) codes for MAKEIKFSEDARQSMLRGVDQLANAVKVTIGPKGRNVVLDKEYGAPLITNDGVTIAKEIELEDPYENMGAKLVQEVANKTNEIAGDGTTTATVLAQAMIQEGLKNVTSGANPVGLRKGIDKAVTEAVKALHDQSQKVENKNEIAQVGAISAADEEIGQYISEAMDKVGNDGVISIEESNGFNTELEVVEGMQFDRGYQSPYMVTDSEKMEADLERPYILVTDKKISSFQDILPLLEQIVQSNRPILIIADEVEGDALTNIVLNRMRGTFTAVAVKAPGFGDRRKSMLEDIAILTGAQFITDDLGYDLKDATVDMLGTANKVEVTKDNTTIVNGDGDKNSIDARVTQLKSQIEETNSDFDREKLQERLAKLTGGVAVIKVGAASETELKERKLRIEDALNSTRAAVEEGIVAGGGTALVNVYKQVAEIEAEGDVETGINIVLKALEAPVRQIAENAGLEGSIIVEKLKHADPGVGYNAATNEWVNMLDAGIVDPTKVTRSALQNAASVAAMFLTTEAVVAKLPEENNDAGGPAMGGMPGMM; via the coding sequence ATGGCTAAAGAAATCAAATTTTCTGAAGATGCACGTCAATCAATGCTTCGCGGGGTAGATCAACTTGCGAACGCAGTTAAAGTTACAATCGGACCTAAAGGACGCAATGTCGTTTTAGATAAAGAATACGGCGCACCTTTAATTACAAATGATGGTGTCACAATTGCTAAAGAAATCGAACTTGAAGACCCATACGAAAATATGGGAGCTAAATTAGTTCAAGAAGTAGCAAATAAAACAAATGAAATTGCTGGTGACGGTACAACTACAGCAACAGTATTAGCACAAGCTATGATTCAAGAAGGGTTGAAAAACGTAACAAGCGGTGCTAATCCAGTAGGTTTACGTAAAGGTATTGATAAAGCAGTAACTGAAGCGGTGAAAGCTTTACATGACCAATCACAAAAAGTTGAAAATAAAAACGAAATTGCGCAAGTTGGTGCGATTTCAGCTGCAGATGAAGAAATTGGTCAATACATTTCTGAAGCTATGGATAAAGTAGGTAATGACGGCGTTATCAGTATTGAAGAATCTAATGGCTTCAATACAGAATTAGAAGTGGTAGAAGGTATGCAATTTGACCGTGGCTACCAATCACCTTATATGGTGACAGATTCGGAAAAAATGGAAGCGGATTTAGAACGCCCTTATATTTTAGTAACAGATAAGAAAATCAGTTCATTCCAAGATATTCTTCCTTTATTAGAACAAATTGTTCAATCTAATCGTCCTATTTTAATTATTGCAGACGAAGTTGAAGGTGACGCTTTAACAAATATCGTATTAAACCGTATGCGTGGTACATTTACTGCAGTCGCAGTTAAAGCACCTGGCTTCGGCGATCGTCGTAAATCTATGCTTGAAGATATTGCTATCTTAACAGGTGCACAATTTATTACTGATGATTTAGGTTATGACTTGAAAGATGCAACTGTTGATATGTTAGGTACTGCTAACAAAGTAGAGGTTACTAAAGATAACACTACAATTGTTAACGGTGACGGAGACAAAAATTCAATTGATGCACGTGTAACACAATTAAAATCACAAATTGAAGAAACTAACTCTGATTTCGACCGTGAAAAATTACAAGAACGTTTAGCTAAATTAACAGGTGGCGTTGCTGTAATCAAAGTAGGGGCTGCTAGTGAAACAGAATTGAAAGAACGTAAACTTCGTATAGAAGATGCTTTAAACTCAACACGTGCAGCTGTTGAAGAAGGTATCGTAGCAGGCGGCGGTACTGCATTAGTGAATGTATATAAACAAGTGGCTGAAATTGAAGCGGAAGGCGATGTTGAAACAGGTATCAATATCGTATTGAAAGCACTTGAAGCACCAGTTCGTCAAATTGCTGAAAATGCTGGCTTGGAAGGCTCAATTATTGTTGAAAAACTTAAACATGCTGACCCAGGTGTAGGTTATAATGCTGCAACAAATGAATGGGTAAATATGTTAGATGCAGGTATCGTAGATCCTACTAAAGTAACACGTTCCGCATTGCAGAACGCAGCAAGTGTAGCCGCAATGTTCTTAACTACAGAAGCAGTAGTAGCAAAACTTCCTGAAGAAAATAATGATGCAGGCGGCCCAGCAATGGGTGGAATGCCAGGTATGATGTAA
- the groES gene encoding co-chaperone GroES, with protein MLKPLGNRVIIKRVESEQTTKSGIVLTDKAKEKSNEGKVISVGPGRLLDNGERVTPEVKEGDTVVFEQYAGSEVQVGEEKYLVINEEEVLAIVQ; from the coding sequence ATGCTAAAACCATTAGGAAATCGCGTGATTATTAAAAGAGTCGAAAGTGAACAAACAACTAAGAGCGGTATTGTATTAACTGATAAAGCTAAAGAAAAATCAAATGAAGGTAAAGTAATCTCAGTTGGACCAGGTAGATTACTTGATAATGGTGAGCGAGTAACTCCAGAGGTCAAAGAAGGAGACACAGTGGTGTTTGAACAATACGCTGGCAGTGAAGTGCAAGTAGGAGAAGAGAAATATCTTGTAATCAACGAAGAAGAAGTTCTTGCAATCGTACAATAA
- the mroQ gene encoding intramembrane glutamic endopeptidase MroQ yields MSRLWFSILTLIVYACALFGVQGFYSAGVYKGLQGKSLMLATSYTQVGLMVVAAILILWMNNHVKNPTHLDIANDKVKKRFVIPWALVGLIVVLVYQVIASLINQFVFKVDQPSPNTTGIMKMIQEAPIFIILVTIAGPLLEEFVFRKVIFGNIYEILKGNKVVRFIIAATVSSALFATAHNDPSFIIVYFGMGFILSGFYIYTKRIAVPICIHILMNSYVVVIQFLFADKIKEMQESMQMILHIFLT; encoded by the coding sequence ATGTCGCGATTATGGTTTTCAATACTTACCCTAATCGTATACGCATGCGCACTATTCGGAGTTCAAGGTTTCTATAGTGCAGGTGTATACAAGGGACTGCAAGGCAAATCCTTAATGCTTGCTACATCCTATACGCAAGTCGGCTTAATGGTTGTCGCTGCGATTTTAATATTATGGATGAATAACCATGTAAAAAACCCTACACATCTTGATATAGCAAACGATAAAGTAAAGAAACGGTTCGTTATTCCTTGGGCGCTTGTAGGATTAATCGTCGTATTGGTGTATCAAGTGATTGCATCATTGATTAACCAATTTGTGTTCAAAGTGGATCAACCGAGTCCCAATACAACTGGCATTATGAAAATGATTCAAGAAGCTCCAATTTTCATTATTCTAGTGACTATTGCTGGACCTCTTCTAGAAGAATTTGTTTTCCGAAAAGTTATTTTCGGCAATATCTATGAAATACTGAAAGGCAATAAAGTAGTTCGTTTTATTATTGCTGCTACAGTAAGTTCAGCTTTATTTGCTACAGCGCATAACGATCCATCATTTATTATCGTTTACTTCGGTATGGGCTTTATTTTATCCGGCTTTTATATTTATACCAAACGGATTGCTGTACCAATATGTATTCATATTCTGATGAACAGCTATGTAGTGGTTATACAATTCTTATTTGCCGACAAAATAAAAGAAATGCAAGAATCTATGCAAATGATACTACATATTTTTCTTACTTAG